A DNA window from Camelina sativa cultivar DH55 chromosome 17, Cs, whole genome shotgun sequence contains the following coding sequences:
- the LOC104755133 gene encoding probable receptor-like protein kinase At5g18500 yields MSGLKIWQAIFIAIALFIVAILAVLSFYLIWKKKSTRSKTLTLPIIQTPAVSKEIKEVRIEHVSTSSNFEPHDINSNESDKFLLNLDTEKKRENGLCSSRSGSGKEGSLCVANRSSSSLYEMGTPSPSPLSGLPESHLGWGHWFTLRDLEIATNRFSKENVIGEGGYGVVYRGELVNGTHVAVKKILNHLGQAEKEFRVEVDAIGHVRHKHLVRLLGYCIEGTHRILVYEYMNNGNLEEWLHGAMQHHGYLTWEARMKVLIGTSKALAYLHEAIEPKVVHRDIKSSNILIDDRFNAKISDFGLAKLLGDGKSHVTTRVMGTFGYVAPEYANTGLLNEKSDVYSFGVLILEAITGRDPVDYARPANEVNLVEWLKMMVGSKRLEEVIDPNIAVRPATRALKRVLLTALRCIDPDSEKRPKMSQVVRMLESEEYPIPREERRMRRTPEENSDTDRSTPVSRSQSKRL; encoded by the exons ATGTCTGGACTTAAGATCTGGCAAGCAATCTTTATCGCCATTGCGCTGTTCATCGTAGCCATACTCGCTGTTCTTTCATTTTATCTCATTTGGAAAAAGAAATCAACAAGATCCAAAACCTTAACTCTTCCCATCATCCAAACCCCTGCGGTATCTAAAGAGATCAAGGAAGTCAGAATCGAGCATGTCTCAACGAGTAGTAACTTTGAACCTCATGACATAAACAGCAATGAATCTGACAAATTCTTGCTTAATTTGGATAcggagaagaagagggagaatgGTTTGTGTAGTAGCAGGTCTGGTTCAGGCAAAGAAGGTTCTCTGTGTGTTGCAAACAggtcttcttcatcattgtaTGAGATGGGaacaccatcaccatcacctcTTTCTGGTTTACCTGAGTCACACCTTGGATGGGGTCATTGGTTTACTCTCAGAGATCTTGAAATAGCAACAAACAGATTCTCAAAAGAAAATGTGATTGGTGAAGGAGGATATGGAGTTGTATACAGAGGAGAGTTGGTCAATGGGACTCATGTCGCCGTGAAAAAGATCCTGAACCACTT GGGACAAGCTGAGAAAGAGTTTAGAGTAGAGGTTGATGCTATTGGTCATGTGCGTCACAAGCACTTGGTACGTCTTCTAGGATACTGCATTGAAGGCACACACAG GATATTGGTTTATGAGTATATGAACAATGGGAACCTCGAAGAATGGCTTCATGGAGCAATGCAACACCACGGTTATCTAACTTGGGAGGCTAGAATGAAAGTTCTCATCGGCACATCCAAGGC TCTTGCGTATCTACACGAGGCAATCGAGCCAAAAGTGGTGCATAGAGACATCAAGTCGAGCAATATACTGATCGATGATAGATTCAATGCCAAGATTTCTGATTTTGGCCTAGCCAAGTTGCTTGGAGATGGGAAAAGCCATGTGACTACTCGAGTGATGGGAACATTTGG GTATGTTGCTCCTGAGTATGCCAATACAGGACTTTTGAATGAGAAGAGTGATGTGTACAGCTTTGGTGTTTTGATCTTAGAAGCAATAACTGGAAGAGATCCTGTGGATTATGCGCGTCCTGCAAATGAG GTAAATCTAGTTGAGTGGCTGAAGATGATGGTGGGAAGTAAGAGACTGGAAGAAGTAATTGATCCAAACATAGCGGTTAGGCCAGCGACGCGAGCACTGAAACGTGTTCTTCTTACAGCACTTAGATGCATTGATCCTGATTCTGAAAAGAGACCTAAAATGAGCCAAGTTGTGCGTATGCTCGAGTCTGAGGAATATCCCATACCAAGAGAG GAGCGGAGAATGCGCAGGACGCCAGAGGAAAACTCGGATACCGATAGAAGCACTCCAGTTTCAAGATCACAGAGCAAGAGACTGTAA
- the LOC104755136 gene encoding glucose-6-phosphate 1-dehydrogenase 4, chloroplastic-like, protein MALSSCLLPFSQSATAPSPSACSSNLAASFSNFPVSSRDYSFSRNENLVLNGGGSNLCRRFCGLKKLRILKSLNVRQGSHSKHRPVNELKTRSELSDELGKDSNTSPEDPSLQLAELQSDPSFTEETGAIGADLSDGSQKVGDFPLVLKQFSDGLSDVQRGASLCIAVVGATGELARGKIFPALFALYYSGYLPEDVGIFGFSRKNLTDEDLRSIIASTLTCRVDHQENCGEKMDAFLSRTYYINGGHDNKDGMSRLAERMKQIEGESKANRIFYLSVPQEALMDVACTIADKAQAPRGWTRIIVEKPFGFSSQSSHQLTKSLLSKFEEKQIYRIDHMLGRNLIENLTVLRFSNLVFEPLWNRTYIRNIQVIVSESIAQTEKYSDGYGIIRDIVHSHILQTIALLTMEPPISLDGEDIRNEKVKVLRSIRKLNPRDVILGQYKSSSQDKNGVILNGVDPTYCAAALYIDNARWDGVPFLVRVGTGLIKHRVEIRVQFRHVPGNLYRENIGINIDLGTNELILRDEPDEAILVKINNKVPGLGLQLDASELNLLYKDRYKTEVPDSYEHLIHDVIDGDNHLFMRSDEVAAAWDILSPVLEEIDKHHTAPELYEFGGRGPVGAYYLWAKHGVPWADD, encoded by the exons ATGGCTCTCTCCAGTTGCTTGCTTCCCTTCTCTCAATCAGCTACGGCTCCGTCCCCCTCCGCCTGCTCTTCCAATCTCGCCGcctctttttctaattttccg GTTTCGTCAAGAGACTATAGTTTCTCCAGAAACGAAAACCTTGTTCTCAACGGAGGAGGCTCAAATCTCTGCCGGAGATTTTGTGGGTTGAAGAAGCTACGGATACTTAAAAGCCTGAATGTTAGACAAGGCAGCCACAGTAAACACCGTCCTGTAAACGAGCTTAAAACACGCTCAGAGCTCAGCGATGAACTAGGGAAAGACTCGAATACATCCCCTGAAGATCCTTCTTTACAACTTGCTGAGCTTCAAAGTGATCCAAGTTTTACTGAAGAAACTGGAGCTATAGGAGCTGATTTGAGTGATGGTTCTCAAAAAGTTGGAGACTTTCCACTTGTGTTAAAACAATTCTCGGATGGTCTTTCAGATGTTCAAAGAGGTGCCTCGCTTTGCATTGCTGTTGTAGGAGCTACTGGTGAACTAGCAAGAGGGAAGATTTTTCCTGCACTGTTTGCATTGTATTATAGCGGTTACCTTCCTGAG GATGTTGGCATATTTGGGTTTTCAAGAAAAAATCTTACAGATGAAGACCTTAGATCCATCATCGCGTCAACTCTGACTTGCCGTGTTGATCATCa GGAAAATTGCGGGGAAAAGATGGATGCGTTTCTTAGTAGAACATACTATATCAATGGAGGCCATGATAACAAGGATGGGATGTCCCGACTTGCCGAGAGAATGAAACAGATTGAG GGAGAATCAAAAGCGAATAGGATATTTTATCTCTCAGTACCTCAAGAAGCTCTCATGGATGTGGCGTGCACCATTGCGGATAAAGCTCAAGCACCACGAGGCTGGACTCGTATAATAGTTGAGAAGCCTTTTGGTTTTAGCTCACAGTCGTCTCATCAGCTGACAAAGTCACTTCTCTCTAAGTTTGAAGAGAAGCAAATCTACAG GATAGATCACATGCTAGGAAGGAACCTCATTGAAAATCTGACAGTGCTAAGGTTTTCAAATCTAGTTTTTGAACCACTATGGAACAGAACATACATACGCAATATACAG GTTATTGTATCAGAATCAATTGCGCAAACAGAAAA GTATTCTGATGGATATGGAATCATACGGGACATAGTGCACAGTCATATACTTCAGACAATCGCATTACTTACCATGGAACCTCCAATAAGTCTCGATGGTGAAGATATCCGGAATGAAAAG GTGAAGGTTTTGAGATCAATTCGCAAACTAAATCCGCGTGATGTCATCCTTGGCCAGTATAAATCTAGCTCTCAAGACAAGAACGGTGTGATCTTGAACGGTGTAGACCCTACATATTGCGCTGCAGCCTTGTATATTGATAATGCACGTTGGGATGGTGTACCTTTCTTGGTAAGAGTTGGCACAGGCCTCATTAAACACAG AGTGGAGATTCGTGTGCAATTCCGGCATGTTCCCGGAAACCTTTACCGAGAAAATATTGGAATAAACATAGATTTGGGGACAAATGAGCTTATTCTGCGTGACGAACCTGATGAGGCCATCCTGGTGAAAATTAACAACAAGGTTCCTGGTTTAGGTCTTCAGCTAGATGCTTCTGAACTGAACCTGCTCTATAAAGACAG GTATAAAACCGAAGTACCAGACTCATATGAACACCTGATTCATGATGTAATTGATGGAGACAATCATCTGTTCATGAGAAGCGATGAGGTTGCAGCAGCATGGGACATTCTGAGTCCGGTCCTAGAAGAAATAGACAAGCACCACACAGCTCCGGAGTTATATGAATTTGGTGGCCGGGGACCAGTTGGAGCATACTATCTATGGGCCAAGCACGGCGTCCCATGGGCAGATGACTGA
- the LOC104755132 gene encoding GDSL esterase/lipase At1g09390-like: MATTLALHSYSFVLFILLPVIFNPPHHLVVAEGCQHPPVIFNFGDSNSDTGGLTAGLGYYIGLPNGRSFFRRSTGRLSDGRLVIDFLCESLNTSLLNPYLDSLVGSKFQNGANFAIVGSSTLPRYVPFALNIQLMQFLHFKSRALELASTSDPLKEMMISESGFRHALYMFDIGQNDIANSFSKGLSYSRVVKLIIPNVISEIKSAIKILYDEGGRKFWVHNTGPLGCLPQKLSMVQSKVFDKHGCLVSYNAAAKLFNEGLDHMCGELRTELREANIVYVDIYAIKYDLIANSTNYGFEKPLMACCGYGGPPYNYNVNITCGNGVSKSCDEGSRYISWDGIHYTETANAIVAMKVLSMQYSTPPTPFHFFCGS, translated from the exons ATGGCTACTACTCTGGCTCTTCACTCCTACTCATTTGTCCTCTTCATTCTCCTGCCGGTGATCTTTAATCCCCCACATCACTTGGTTGTGGCTGAAGGATGTCAACATCCTCCTGTGATCTTTAACTTCGGAGATTCAAACTCCGACACGGGTGGACTCACCGCCGGACTCGGCTACTACATTGGTCTCCCCAACGGCCGCTCATTTTTCCGACGATCCACCGGCCGATTATCCGACGGACGACTCGTCATCGATTTCCTCT GCGAGAGTTTGAATACAAGTCTATTGAACCCATATCTAGACTCATTGGTTGGATCAAAGTTCCAAAACGGTGCTAACTTCGCCATCGTTGGATCTTCTACTCTTCCCAGATATGTTCCTTTCGCTCTCAACATTCAGCTCATGCAGTTCCTTCATTTCAAATCCCGAGCACTCGAGCTTGCTTCTACTTCAG ATCCTTTGAAAGAAATGATGATTAGCGAGAGTGGATTTAGACACGCGTTGTACATGTTCGATATCGGGCAGAATGATATTGCGAATTCATTTTCCAAAGGCCTTTCTTACTCCCGGGTTGTCAAGCTTATTATTCCCAACGTTATATCCGAGATCAAAAGTGCCATAAAG ATATTGTATGATGAAGGAGGGAGGAAATTTTGGGTTCACAATACAGGACCTTTAGGTTGTTTGCCTCAGAAACTTTCAATGGTTCAGAGCAAAGTTTTCGATAAGCACGGTTGTCTTGTGAGTTATAACGCAGCTGCAAAGCTGTTCAACGAAGGATTGGATCATATGTGTGGAGAGCTGAGGACAGAGCTGAGAGAGGCCAACATTGTCTATGTCGACATTTATGCCATCAAGTACGATCTCATCGCAAACTCCACCAACTACG GCTTTGAGAAACCATTAATGGCGTGTTGCGGATATGGAGGGCCTCCTTATAACTACAATGTGAATATAACGTGTGGGAACGGTGTCTCTAAAAGTTGCGACGAGGGGTCAAGGTATATAAGCTGGGACGGAATACACTACACCGAGACAGCTAACGCCATAGTAGCCATGAAAGTATTGTCGATGCAATACTCGACGCCACCAACTCCCTTCCACTTCTTCTGCGGCAGCTGA
- the LOC104755134 gene encoding LOW QUALITY PROTEIN: ATP-citrate synthase alpha chain protein 3 (The sequence of the model RefSeq protein was modified relative to this genomic sequence to represent the inferred CDS: inserted 2 bases in 1 codon), whose translation MARKKIREYDSKRLLKXKRLANIDLQIRSAQVTESTDFTELTNQESWLSSTKLVVKPDMLFGKRGKSGLVALKLDLAEVADFVKARLGTEVEMEGCKAPITTFIVEPFVPHDQEYYLSIVSDRLGCTISFSECGGIEIEENWDKVKTIFLPAEKSMTLEVCAPLIATLPLEVRAKIGNFIMGAFAVFQDLDFSFMEMNPFTLVEGEPFPLDMRGELDDTAAFKNFNKWGDIEFPLPFGRVLSPTENFINGLDEKTSASLKFTVLNPKGRIWTMVAGGGASVIYADTVGDLGYASELGNYAEYSGAPKEDEVLQYARVVIDCATADPDGRKRALLIGGGIANFTDVAATFNGIIRALREKETRLKASRMHIYVRRGGPNYQTGLARMRALGEELGVPLEVYGPEATMTGICKRAIDCIMLPDA comes from the exons ATGGCgagaaagaagataagagaGTATGACTCTAAGAGACTTCTCAA GAAGCGTCTCGCTAACATTGACCTGCAGATTCGCTCTGCTCAG GTGACAGAATCTACGGATTTCACTGAGTTGACCAACCAGGAGTCATGGCTATCGTCTACAAAGCTAGTTGTGAAGCCTGATATGCTATTTGGGAAACGCGGGAAAAGTGGCTTGGTAGCTCTCAAGCTGGATCTTGCTGAAGTTGCTGACTTTGTCAAGGCCCGCCTCGGTACTGAG GTTGAGATGGAGGGATGTAAAGCACCTATCACTACATTCATTGTGGAGCCCTTTGTGCCTCATGATCAAGAATACTACCTTTCTATTGTATCTGATAGGCTTGGCTGCACTATAAGCTTCTCTGAATGTGGCGGCATTGAGATAGAAGAGAACTGGGACAAA GTGAAGACTATATTTCTTCCTGCGGAAAAGTCAATGACACTAGAAGTATGTGCTCCATTGATAGCAACACTTCCTCTTGAG GTTCGAGCTAAAATCGGCAATTTCATAATGGGTGCGTTTGCTGTATTTCAAG ATTTGGATTTCAGTTTTATGGAGATGAATCCTTTTACACTAGTCGAGGGAGAACCATTCCCTTTGGATATGAGGGGAGAATTGGACGACACTGCTGCCTTCAAGAACTTCAACAA GTGGGGAGACATTGAATTTCCTCTGCCATTTGGAAGGGTCCTCAGTCCAACGGAGAACTTCATTAATGGTCTAGATGAGAAG ACAAGTGCTTCTTTGAAGTTCACTGTTTTGAATCCTAAAGGCCGCATCTGGACAATGGTAGCTGGAGGCGGTGCTAGCGTCATATATGCTGATACA GTTGGGGATTTAGGTTATGCATCAGAACTTGGAAACTACGCAGAGTATAGTGGAGCACCTAAGGAGGACGAGGTGTTACAGTACGCAAGAGTTGTCATTGAT TGTGCTACTGCTGATCCTGACGGGCGTAAACGAGCTCTTCTTATTGGAGGAGGCATTGCCAACTTCACAGATGTGGCAGCTACTTTCAACGGTATCATCAGAGCCCTAAGAGAAAAG GAAACAAGGTTGAAAGCATCAAGAATGCACATTTACGTAAGGAGAGGTGGACCAAATTACCAGACTGGTTTGGCTAGAATGCGAGCTTTGGGAGAGGAACTCGGTGTTCCTCTAGAG GTATATGGACCAGAAGCAACAATGACGGGAATATGCAAACGAGCTATTGACTGCATCATGTTACCTGATGCATAA
- the LOC104755131 gene encoding putative 12-oxophytodienoate reductase-like protein 1: MGNATISATKQMIPLLNPFSMRNFNLTHRIVMAPMARMRSYGNVPNPHVALYYSQRTTPGGLLISEATGVSETAMAYQNMPGIWKKDQIDAWKPIVDAVHSHGGIFFCQLWHAGRVSHRDCQPNREAPVSSTDKPFADDPSSEYTPPRRLTTDEIPTIVNEFRLAARNAIEAGFDGVEIHGAHGYLIDQFMKDSVNDRTDDYGGSLENRCRFALEVIEAVSDEIGPDRVGIRLSPFANYMESGDSDPQRLGLYMAKSLNRFEILYCHMVEPRMKTASEIFECTESLTPMRKAFDGTFIVAGGYTREDGNKAVAEGRADLVAYGRLFLANPDLPRRFELDAPLTKYDRPSFYTFDPVVGYTDYPFLETTE; encoded by the exons ATGGGGAACGCAACTATCTCTGCAACTAAACAGATGATTCCTCTTCTCAACCCATTCTCGATGAGAAACTTCAACCTTACACACAG AATAGTTATGGCTCCGATGGCGAGAATGAGATCATACGGTAACGTTCCAAACCCTCACGTCGCCTTGTATTACTCTCAGAGAACAACTCCGGGAGGTCTTCTCATCAGCGAAGCCACCGGAGTTTCTGAAACTGCCATGGC GTATCAAAACATGCCAGGGATATGGAAAAAAGACCAAATAGACGCATGGAAGCCCATCGTTGACGCTGTTCACTCTCACGGCGGCATCTTCTTCTGCCAGCTCTGGCACGCTGGTCGTGTTTCTCATCGAG ATTGTCAGCCAAATCGGGAAGCTCCGGTCTCTTCTACGGATAAGCCATTCGCTGATGATCCATCGAGTGAGTATACACCTCCGAGAAGGCTAACAACTGATGAAATCCCCaccattgttaatgagtttCGTCTCGCTGCAAGAAACGCTATCGAAGCTG GTTTCGATGGAGTTGAGATCCATGGAGCTCACGGGTACTTGATTGACCAGTTTATGAAAGACTCTGTTAACGATCGAACCGATGATTACGGAGGATCTCTAGAGAATCGCTGCAGATTCGCTTTAGAAGTAATTGAAGCGGTGTCGGACGAGATCGGACCTGATCGCGTTGGAATCAGACTCTCACCGTTCGCTAATTACATGGAATCCGGAGATTCAGACCCTCAAAGATTAGGGCTTTACATGGCTAAGTCCCTCAACAGATTCGAGATACTCTACTGCCACATGGTTGAGCCGAGGATGAAAACAGCTAGTGAGATTTTCGAATGCACGGAATCGCTTACGCCGATGAGAAAGGCGTTTGATGGAACGTTCATTGTCGCCGGAGGTTATACGAGAGAAGATGGGAACAAAGCGGTGGCGGAGGGAAGAGCTGATCTTGTCGCGTACGGACGACTGTTCTTGGCTAATCCGGATTTGCCTAGAAGGTTCGAGCTCGATGCGCCGCTGACTAAGTATGACAGACCAAGTTTCTATACTTTTGATCCTGTTGTGGGTTACACTGATTACCCTTTTCTTGAGACTACAGAGTAA
- the LOC104755138 gene encoding protein NIM1-INTERACTING 3-like — MDRDGKKVKMKKEEDEEEKMEKLYTFLKNAKEMRKYVISSIEKTRQEEERARVCRFPSFQPEDFIFMNGAEANNKEKAADTSSSASNEYGSKEKQHGSETDVCLDLNLSL, encoded by the coding sequence ATGGATAGAGACgggaagaaagtgaaaatgaagaaggaagaagacgaagaagaaaagatggaaAAGTTGTACACATTTCTTAAAAACGCAAAAGAAATGCGGAAATACGTGATCAGCTCCATTGAGAAGACGAgacaggaagaagaaagagcGAGGGTTTGTAGATTCCCTTCGTTTCAGCCTGAGGATTTCATTTTCATGAATGGAGCAGAGgccaacaacaaagaaaaggCAGCTGATACGAGCTCTTCAGCATCCAACGAATACGGCTCTAAGGAAAAGCAACACGGATCAGAGACTGACGTTTGTTTAGACTTAAATCTTTCTCTGTAG